Below is a window of Ferrimicrobium acidiphilum DSM 19497 DNA.
AGGTTGACGCTTCCGACGCCTGATTGGGGGATGTTGGAGGAATCTCAACATTGCGGGCGTAGTTCAGCGGCAGAACATCAGCTTCCCAAGCTGAGAACGCGGGTTCGATTCCCGTCGCCCGCTCCAGACATCGGAGCTGTTCAGTGGCTGTTTTAGATACCAAGTTGAGTTCGTACTGCTTCTGAAAGCTATTCTCAGACCACATTTAGACCACGTTGCGCACATTGTTACTCGAGAGTAGGGGCAGGGCGGCGGGTTCGGCATCAAATGGAAACCGCCAAACCTTGTTGAAAATTGGATTCAAATAGCTTGTTAGACGAACTATCCGACTCCATCGGTGGTTCAGTTCACTTCTGTTGGTCGGATGGTGGGCAGTTACGCCTAATATGCACAACCTCCGCAGATTCGACAAGGCTCGATAATGCAGCTGCTATCGCCCTATCCCTGTCCTCAGTAGCGTGTTGGTATATCAGAGCCGCCCTGGGCGAAGCATGTCCCATTCGAGCCATCAGTTCTCTCGTGCTCGCACCAGTTGCCGCAGCCCAGGTGTTCCCTGAATGACGGAGGTCATGGAGGTGTAGGTCGCTCCTGCCGATGCTTCGACGAGCTTGATCCCAGGATTTCTGTAGAACATGGACACGTAGTGGACCACCTTTGATCCCGGTGAATAATAAGGCATCTGGTTCCGGCGAGACATAGCAATCCAAATGCTTTACGAGCGCAAGAGTGATGTGAGGTGGCACCGCAACCGTCCGGAGTCCAGCCTGTGACTTTGGCGGTCCAACAACTACCGTCCCATCCCGGAGCTGTTGGCGAGTGGTCTCAACACGGACGGTCCCGTGCTTCAGGTCAACGTCTTTGCGCCGGAGCCCCAAAAGCTCGCCACGACGTAGTCCGCACCAAGCCGCCAAGAGCACTAGCGCCATCAACCGCTCTGGCATCGCTTGAGTCAAAGCGTCAACCTCTGCAATTGTAGCTGTTGGTCGTTCCGCCGCCCGCTCCACACCTGCTCCCTCAACACGACAGGGATTACGCGTAATCCGCTCATCTGTGACTGCAGTGTTAAGAATTGCGCGAAGCAATCTATACGCTTTTGCCGATGTTGACTTGCGCTTTCCCGCTAACTCGTTGTACCAGACCCGCACCGCCGCTGGTGTGATTCTGGTCAACTCGGTGCCTCGGAAGGCGGGAATA
It encodes the following:
- a CDS encoding tyrosine-type recombinase/integrase, with product MSSIRRKPSGQWEARYRDPNGRQRGRSFSTKVEARRFLERVGADIQRGAWMDPQQGRISLDVYADFWISQRSDLSPRTLELYRDLLDRYIIPAFRGTELTRITPAAVRVWYNELAGKRKSTSAKAYRLLRAILNTAVTDERITRNPCRVEGAGVERAAERPTATIAEVDALTQAMPERLMALVLLAAWCGLRRGELLGLRRKDVDLKHGTVRVETTRQQLRDGTVVVGPPKSQAGLRTVAVPPHITLALVKHLDCYVSPEPDALLFTGIKGGPLRVHVLQKSWDQARRSIGRSDLHLHDLRHSGNTWAAATGASTRELMARMGHASPRAALIYQHATEDRDRAIAAALSSLVESAEVVHIRRNCPPSDQQK